From a region of the Macrobrachium nipponense isolate FS-2020 chromosome 3, ASM1510439v2, whole genome shotgun sequence genome:
- the LOC135222520 gene encoding uncharacterized protein LOC135222520 codes for MRKPLHLPAAIKPQRQTKPKSPVAAASSEPHAVGFYVRDAISGRRMLVDTGAMHSIFTPLGKDRSSEHDKPTALVAANRTPIHSYGTKSLKISILGRNYVWNFTIADIRIPLLGADFLAHNGLLVDVGRKCLLSTGTCRSLPLAAGSGAPTICTITPHKYGNLLQEFPKVFKPERRQAAGTPPKHRIFHHITTTGPPTHAKF; via the coding sequence ATGCGAAAGCCCCTGCACCTTCCTGCAGCCATAAAACCGCAACGGCAGACAAAACCAAAGTCGCCCGTGGCAGCGGCCTCGTCGGAACCACACGCCGTAGGGTTTTATGTCCgtgacgcgatctccggccggaggatgctgGTGGATACAGGggcgatgcactcgatattcACGCCATTAGGAAAAGACCGTAGCAGCGAGCATGACAAACCAACTGCCCTCGTTGCTGCAAACAGGACCCCCATCCATTCCTATGGCACGAAGTCCCTcaagatatccatcttggggcgaaactacgtctggaaTTTCACCATCGCAGACATCAGGATTCCACTACTGGGGGCGGATTTCCTGGCGCATAACGGCCTCCTGGTTGACGTGGGTCGCAAATGCCTCCTCAGCACGGGGACATGCCGTTCCTTACCGCTAGCAGCGGGCTCAGGCGCCCCCACAATTTGTACAATCACCCCCCAcaagtacggcaacctcctgcaggaattcccCAAAGTTTTCAAACCGGAACGTCGTCAGGCGGCGGGGACGCCACCCAAGCACagaatattccaccacatcaccaccacggggcccccgacacacgcgaagttctGA
- the LOC135222521 gene encoding uncharacterized protein LOC135222521 has protein sequence MSEATTKACAEALLASWISRFGVPDESTTDRGPVFLSELWTALARLMGTSLYATTAYNPAANGMVERVHRSLKASLMARCTGKDWKSQLPWVLLGLRNAPRANGEASPAEKVYWEPLTVPGEFFPTNTDDADVSITRLRESTRKFTPCFKTSRRPYHPANTSSSGTTPAARH, from the coding sequence atgtcggaggcaaccaccaaagcatgcgccgaagcccttctcgccagctggatcagtcgattcggagtgccagatgaGAGCACGACGGACCGCGGAcctgttttcctgtcggagttgtggaccgccctggcccgcctaatggggacATCGCTAtatgccaccaccgcctacaacccagcggctaacggcatggtggagagggtCCACCGATCGCTCAAGGCTTCCCTAATGGCACGCTGCACCGGCAaggattggaagagccaactaccgtgggtcctcctcggcctcagGAACGCCCCTCGGGCAAACGGCGAAGCATCACCTGCGGAGAAGGTATACTGGGAACCATTGACAGTCccaggcgagttcttcccgaccaatacTGATGACGCCGACGTCTCCATCACCAGACTTCGGGAATCCACCAGAAAATTTACGCCCTGCTTCAAaacctcccgaaggccctatcatcctgcaaacacgtcttcatcagggACAACGCCCGCTGCCCGCCACTAA